In Lutra lutra chromosome 13, mLutLut1.2, whole genome shotgun sequence, one genomic interval encodes:
- the CD72 gene encoding B-cell differentiation antigen CD72 isoform X2 translates to MAEAITYADLRFVKAPLKKSVSSRLGQDPETDEDEELTYENVQVPSVSGGPLSLASSGVGDKAGLQPEQPTASWGSVTSPAAGRLLKGRAACMQYLFLGLLLTSLLLGVAAICLGVRYLQVSQQLQQTNRLLETTNSSLRQQLHLTMTQLGKKEEDLQGSRREAAQSQEALQEKQRVCQATQEQLQACQSEMEKTKEDLQSKEVQRMTLEQRLSRMRDTLKPLFTCPLEDSCCPMGWILNERSCFYISYMERSWEESQNYCQSLSSDLAMFSDIPYSVMNHNSARKMLMQISPPGSFWVNHSFAKRWQQVDGKRGPGQSSRCYKVQSSWPRTQQHDCTSLLPCICEMTAFKHPDRDHFLP, encoded by the exons ATGGCTGAGGCCATCACCTATGCTGATCTGCGGTTTGTGAAGGCTCCCCTGAAGAAGAGCGTCTCCAGCCGGTTAGGACAGG acCCAGAGACTGATGAGGATGAGGAACTCACCTACGAGAATGTGCAAGTGCCCTCAGTCTCAGGTGGGCCCTTGAGCTTGGCTTCTTCTGGAGTAGGGGACAAAGCAG GGCTCCAACCCGAGCAGCCAACTGCGTCCTGGGGCTCCGTGACGTCACCGGCTGCCGGGAGGCTCCTCAAGG GTCGCGCAGCCTGTATGCAGTACCTCTTTCTCGGCCTGCTGCTCACCAGCCTGCTGTTAGGGGTGGCCGCCATCTGCCTGGGAGTACGCT ATCTGCAGGTGTCTCAGCAGCTCCAGCAAACGAACAGGCTTCTGGAAACCACTAACAGCAGCCTGCGACAGCAGCTCCACCTAACGATGACCCagctggggaagaaggaggaggatcTGCAGGGGTCCAGGAGGGAAGCAGCCCAGAGTCAGGAAGCACTACAGGAGAAACAGAGGGTTTGCCAGGCTACCCAAGAACAGTTACAGGCCTGCCAGTCTGAGATGGAGAAGACAAAGGAGGACTTGCAAAGTAAGGAGGTGCAGAGGATGACCTTGGAGCAGAGGCTGAGCAGGATGCGCGACACACTGAAGCCCTTATTCACGTGCCCCTTAGAAG attCCTGCTGTCCCATGGGATGGATACTGAATGAGAGGAGTTGTTTTTACATCTCATACATGGAGAGAAGTTGGGAGGAGAGCCAAAACTACTGTCAATCTCTGTCCTCCGACCTGGCCATGTTCAGTGACATTCCTTATTCA GTTATGAACCACAACAGCGCAAGGAAGATGTTGATGCAAATTAGCCCACCTGGTTCATTTTGGGTTAATCACAGCTTTGCTAAGAGGTGGCAGCAGGTTGACGGCAAACGAGGCCCTGG TCAAAGCTCAAGATGTTATAAGGTACAAAGCAGTTGGCCAAGAACACAGCAGCATGACTGTACTTCTCTTCTTCCCTGCATCTGTGAGATGACAGCTTTCAAGCACCCAGATAGGGACCACTTTTTGCCCTGA
- the CD72 gene encoding B-cell differentiation antigen CD72 isoform X1 has protein sequence MAEAITYADLRFVKAPLKKSVSSRLGQDPETDEDEELTYENVQVPSVSGGPLSLASSGVGDKAGLQPEQPTASWGSVTSPAAGRLLKGRAACMQYLFLGLLLTSLLLGVAAICLGVRYLQVSQQLQQTNRLLETTNSSLRQQLHLTMTQLGKKEEDLQGSRREAAQSQEALQEKQRVCQATQEQLQACQSEMEKTKEDLQSKEVQRMTLEQRLSRMRDTLKPLFTCPLEDSCCPMGWILNERSCFYISYMERSWEESQNYCQSLSSDLAMFSDIPYSVMNHNSARKMLMQISPPGSFWVNHSFAKRWQQVDGKRGPGYYSQSSRCYKVQSSWPRTQQHDCTSLLPCICEMTAFKHPDRDHFLP, from the exons ATGGCTGAGGCCATCACCTATGCTGATCTGCGGTTTGTGAAGGCTCCCCTGAAGAAGAGCGTCTCCAGCCGGTTAGGACAGG acCCAGAGACTGATGAGGATGAGGAACTCACCTACGAGAATGTGCAAGTGCCCTCAGTCTCAGGTGGGCCCTTGAGCTTGGCTTCTTCTGGAGTAGGGGACAAAGCAG GGCTCCAACCCGAGCAGCCAACTGCGTCCTGGGGCTCCGTGACGTCACCGGCTGCCGGGAGGCTCCTCAAGG GTCGCGCAGCCTGTATGCAGTACCTCTTTCTCGGCCTGCTGCTCACCAGCCTGCTGTTAGGGGTGGCCGCCATCTGCCTGGGAGTACGCT ATCTGCAGGTGTCTCAGCAGCTCCAGCAAACGAACAGGCTTCTGGAAACCACTAACAGCAGCCTGCGACAGCAGCTCCACCTAACGATGACCCagctggggaagaaggaggaggatcTGCAGGGGTCCAGGAGGGAAGCAGCCCAGAGTCAGGAAGCACTACAGGAGAAACAGAGGGTTTGCCAGGCTACCCAAGAACAGTTACAGGCCTGCCAGTCTGAGATGGAGAAGACAAAGGAGGACTTGCAAAGTAAGGAGGTGCAGAGGATGACCTTGGAGCAGAGGCTGAGCAGGATGCGCGACACACTGAAGCCCTTATTCACGTGCCCCTTAGAAG attCCTGCTGTCCCATGGGATGGATACTGAATGAGAGGAGTTGTTTTTACATCTCATACATGGAGAGAAGTTGGGAGGAGAGCCAAAACTACTGTCAATCTCTGTCCTCCGACCTGGCCATGTTCAGTGACATTCCTTATTCA GTTATGAACCACAACAGCGCAAGGAAGATGTTGATGCAAATTAGCCCACCTGGTTCATTTTGGGTTAATCACAGCTTTGCTAAGAGGTGGCAGCAGGTTGACGGCAAACGAGGCCCTGG GTATTATAGTCAAAGCTCAAGATGTTATAAGGTACAAAGCAGTTGGCCAAGAACACAGCAGCATGACTGTACTTCTCTTCTTCCCTGCATCTGTGAGATGACAGCTTTCAAGCACCCAGATAGGGACCACTTTTTGCCCTGA
- the CD72 gene encoding B-cell differentiation antigen CD72 isoform X3: MAEAITYADLRFVKAPLKKSVSSRLGQDPETDEDEELTYENVQVPSVSGGPLSLASSGVGDKAGRAACMQYLFLGLLLTSLLLGVAAICLGVRYLQVSQQLQQTNRLLETTNSSLRQQLHLTMTQLGKKEEDLQGSRREAAQSQEALQEKQRVCQATQEQLQACQSEMEKTKEDLQSKEVQRMTLEQRLSRMRDTLKPLFTCPLEDSCCPMGWILNERSCFYISYMERSWEESQNYCQSLSSDLAMFSDIPYSVMNHNSARKMLMQISPPGSFWVNHSFAKRWQQVDGKRGPGYYSQSSRCYKVQSSWPRTQQHDCTSLLPCICEMTAFKHPDRDHFLP, translated from the exons ATGGCTGAGGCCATCACCTATGCTGATCTGCGGTTTGTGAAGGCTCCCCTGAAGAAGAGCGTCTCCAGCCGGTTAGGACAGG acCCAGAGACTGATGAGGATGAGGAACTCACCTACGAGAATGTGCAAGTGCCCTCAGTCTCAGGTGGGCCCTTGAGCTTGGCTTCTTCTGGAGTAGGGGACAAAGCAG GTCGCGCAGCCTGTATGCAGTACCTCTTTCTCGGCCTGCTGCTCACCAGCCTGCTGTTAGGGGTGGCCGCCATCTGCCTGGGAGTACGCT ATCTGCAGGTGTCTCAGCAGCTCCAGCAAACGAACAGGCTTCTGGAAACCACTAACAGCAGCCTGCGACAGCAGCTCCACCTAACGATGACCCagctggggaagaaggaggaggatcTGCAGGGGTCCAGGAGGGAAGCAGCCCAGAGTCAGGAAGCACTACAGGAGAAACAGAGGGTTTGCCAGGCTACCCAAGAACAGTTACAGGCCTGCCAGTCTGAGATGGAGAAGACAAAGGAGGACTTGCAAAGTAAGGAGGTGCAGAGGATGACCTTGGAGCAGAGGCTGAGCAGGATGCGCGACACACTGAAGCCCTTATTCACGTGCCCCTTAGAAG attCCTGCTGTCCCATGGGATGGATACTGAATGAGAGGAGTTGTTTTTACATCTCATACATGGAGAGAAGTTGGGAGGAGAGCCAAAACTACTGTCAATCTCTGTCCTCCGACCTGGCCATGTTCAGTGACATTCCTTATTCA GTTATGAACCACAACAGCGCAAGGAAGATGTTGATGCAAATTAGCCCACCTGGTTCATTTTGGGTTAATCACAGCTTTGCTAAGAGGTGGCAGCAGGTTGACGGCAAACGAGGCCCTGG GTATTATAGTCAAAGCTCAAGATGTTATAAGGTACAAAGCAGTTGGCCAAGAACACAGCAGCATGACTGTACTTCTCTTCTTCCCTGCATCTGTGAGATGACAGCTTTCAAGCACCCAGATAGGGACCACTTTTTGCCCTGA